A stretch of the Porifericola rhodea genome encodes the following:
- the acs gene encoding acetate--CoA ligase: protein MSHKIQTLAGYIHDYDRSVQQPEKFWSRIAESFYWRKKWDKVVEWDFEKPDVKWFLNGKLNITENIFERHLFTQGDHPAIIWEPNEPDEEHKTLTLRQLYEETCRFANALKKNGVEKGDRVIIYMPMVPEAAIAMLACARIGAVHSVVFAGFSASSLADRINDCEAKMVLTSDGNFRGSKNIPVKKVVDEALENTSTIEKVIVLSRTGAEVEMKEGRDIWWQDAIEGMSPECKAEEMDSEDMLFILYTSGSTGKPKGVVHTCGGYMVYTDYSFQNVFQYSTGDVYWCTADVGWITGHSYIVYGPLLAGATTLMYEGVPTYPDAGRFWQIVDKFKVNQFYTAPTAIRALQAHGTEPIQPYKLDSLRVIGSVGEPINEEAWHWYHDHVGKNRCPIVDTWWQTETGGILISPIAGVTPTKPSYAALPLPGIQPVILDNEGNELKGNSVEGNLCIKFPWPSILRTTYGDHERCRQTYFSAFKGHYFTGDGVKRDEDGYYRILGRVDDVINVSGHRMGTAEIENAINEHPKVIESAVVGYPHDIKGQGIYAFVICDLTDRSEANLKREITETVNKIIGPIAKPEKIQIVPGLPKTRSGKIMRRILRKIAQGDTSSLGDTSTLLNPDVVEEIKDGAVK from the coding sequence ATGAGTCACAAAATCCAAACGCTGGCAGGATATATTCATGATTATGACAGAAGCGTACAACAACCAGAAAAATTTTGGTCAAGAATTGCTGAATCATTTTACTGGCGCAAGAAATGGGACAAGGTAGTAGAATGGGATTTTGAGAAACCTGATGTAAAGTGGTTTCTTAACGGAAAACTCAACATTACCGAAAATATTTTTGAAAGGCATCTTTTTACTCAGGGCGATCATCCGGCCATTATCTGGGAGCCCAACGAACCCGACGAAGAGCATAAAACCTTAACACTCCGCCAGCTCTACGAAGAGACTTGTAGATTTGCTAACGCCCTGAAAAAAAATGGCGTAGAAAAAGGCGATCGTGTCATCATTTATATGCCTATGGTGCCTGAGGCAGCTATAGCGATGCTTGCCTGTGCCCGCATAGGCGCAGTACATTCAGTGGTATTTGCCGGCTTCTCTGCCTCTTCACTCGCCGATCGTATTAACGATTGCGAAGCTAAGATGGTACTAACCTCTGATGGTAACTTCAGAGGTTCTAAAAATATACCCGTAAAAAAGGTAGTAGACGAAGCTCTGGAAAATACCAGCACCATAGAAAAAGTAATTGTACTGAGCCGTACCGGTGCAGAGGTAGAAATGAAAGAAGGGCGTGATATCTGGTGGCAGGATGCGATAGAAGGTATGTCACCGGAGTGTAAAGCAGAAGAGATGGATTCAGAAGATATGCTCTTTATCCTCTATACCTCAGGCTCTACCGGCAAACCCAAAGGAGTAGTACATACCTGTGGGGGCTATATGGTCTATACAGATTATTCTTTTCAGAACGTATTTCAATACAGCACCGGAGATGTATACTGGTGTACTGCCGATGTAGGCTGGATTACAGGCCACTCATATATTGTTTACGGCCCACTGCTCGCAGGAGCCACTACCCTGATGTACGAGGGGGTACCCACCTACCCTGATGCAGGAAGGTTCTGGCAGATTGTAGACAAATTTAAGGTAAATCAATTTTATACAGCACCTACCGCTATACGGGCGCTACAGGCACATGGTACCGAGCCTATACAACCCTACAAGCTAGACTCTTTACGAGTGATAGGTTCTGTAGGTGAGCCGATTAACGAAGAAGCCTGGCACTGGTATCATGATCATGTAGGTAAAAACCGCTGTCCTATTGTAGATACCTGGTGGCAGACAGAAACTGGAGGCATCCTCATATCTCCTATCGCAGGAGTTACACCTACCAAACCATCGTATGCTGCGCTTCCCCTACCTGGTATACAGCCAGTCATTCTGGATAATGAAGGCAACGAGCTGAAAGGTAATAGTGTAGAGGGTAACCTTTGTATTAAATTTCCCTGGCCATCAATTCTCAGAACAACCTACGGTGACCATGAGCGATGCCGACAGACCTATTTCTCTGCTTTTAAAGGTCATTACTTTACTGGCGATGGTGTTAAAAGAGATGAAGATGGTTACTATCGTATATTAGGTAGAGTAGATGATGTAATCAATGTTTCTGGTCACCGTATGGGAACTGCGGAAATTGAGAATGCTATCAATGAGCACCCTAAAGTGATTGAGTCAGCTGTAGTTGGCTACCCTCATGACATTAAAGGGCAGGGTATATATGCATTTGTAATATGTGACCTTACCGACAGATCAGAAGCCAACCTAAAGCGTGAGATTACGGAGACAGTAAATAAAATTATTGGTCCGATTGCCAAGCCTGAAAAAATTCAGATAGTACCAGGCTTACCTAAAACACGCTCTGGAAAAATTATGCGACGCATTCTCAGAAAGATAGCTCAGGGAGATACTTCCAGCCTGGGTGATACTTCGACTCTACTCAACCCTGACGTAGTAGAAGAGATTAAAGACGGAGCTGTAAAATAG
- a CDS encoding MarC family protein, producing MDLVSAVIGFLVMLNPFALFLYLKPVMQDLSDRQFLVVFFRASIISFIIFLFFLILGDFIFQQVFQIYFESFRIFGGIILFSFAYLFIVKGQRGFLQIKEDLNDLASEIALPFMVGAGTISLSILMGDHLMIYESIIALSIIMVINFFFVIGLKEIRQRITSKKFRIAFDKNMDILTRINGFFVGAIGIDMVVRGIENLVK from the coding sequence ATGGATCTTGTCTCCGCTGTGATTGGTTTTTTAGTCATGCTGAACCCCTTTGCGCTATTTTTGTATCTTAAACCAGTAATGCAGGACCTGAGCGACCGTCAGTTTTTGGTCGTGTTTTTTAGAGCCTCTATTATCTCCTTTATTATTTTTCTGTTCTTTCTGATATTGGGTGACTTTATCTTTCAGCAGGTCTTTCAGATTTATTTTGAGTCGTTTCGCATATTTGGTGGTATCATACTTTTCTCGTTTGCCTACCTGTTTATCGTAAAAGGGCAGCGAGGATTTTTACAGATTAAAGAAGATCTAAACGATCTCGCTTCCGAGATTGCCCTACCCTTTATGGTTGGTGCCGGTACAATTTCTCTCTCTATTCTTATGGGAGACCATTTAATGATATATGAAAGCATAATCGCTCTTTCTATTATTATGGTAATTAATTTTTTCTTTGTTATTGGACTTAAAGAAATCAGGCAACGCATTACCTCAAAAAAATTCAGAATTGCTTTTGACAAAAATATGGATATACTAACCCGTATTAACGGTTTTTTTGTTGGCGCGATAGGTATTGATATGGTCGTAAGAGGTATAGAAAATCTTGTCAAGTGA
- a CDS encoding acyltransferase family protein — protein sequence MISTTNQTTQPEEQTLQKPTSNRLLSLDLFRGATMFLLVGETTSLYHYVLDYSTEGSLLHSLALQFHHHPWNGLRFWDLVQPFFMFIVGVAMVFSLQKRVHLPSDWKRVQKHIFKRCALLFLFGVMLHCVYSGKLVWELWNVLTQLSFTILVAFLLFRQSLKTQFIASVGMLVLTEVLYRFVQPEGFEQTFVQGENFGAWMDIILMGKINNGGWVTINCLPTAAHTIWGVMVGKILISTRTDNEKLKPLLIAGIIGLLIGYGLDFSGITPIIKRIATTSFTIVSGGWCLLVLAATYWLVDVKKARTGIFFFSIVGMNSIFIYLFTQTVGHQWVNDFVAIFSDGIFSWIGLGENFLAIAGATLSFGLYWYLCYWLYKHKIFFKV from the coding sequence ATGATCAGCACTACTAACCAAACTACTCAGCCTGAAGAACAAACTTTACAAAAACCTACTTCTAACCGCTTACTGTCGCTGGATCTATTTCGGGGAGCTACTATGTTTCTTCTGGTAGGAGAAACGACCTCTCTCTATCACTATGTGCTAGACTATAGCACTGAGGGAAGCCTGCTTCATTCATTAGCTTTACAGTTTCATCACCACCCCTGGAATGGACTTCGCTTCTGGGATCTGGTACAGCCCTTCTTTATGTTTATTGTTGGCGTAGCTATGGTATTTTCGCTCCAAAAAAGAGTTCATTTACCAAGCGACTGGAAAAGAGTCCAAAAACACATATTTAAACGCTGTGCCCTTCTTTTTCTTTTTGGCGTTATGCTTCATTGTGTTTACAGCGGCAAACTGGTATGGGAACTTTGGAACGTACTTACTCAGCTCTCCTTTACCATACTAGTGGCATTTTTACTTTTTCGCCAGTCTTTAAAAACACAATTTATCGCCTCTGTTGGTATGCTCGTGTTGACTGAAGTTCTTTATCGTTTTGTGCAGCCCGAAGGTTTTGAGCAAACCTTTGTACAGGGAGAAAACTTTGGAGCCTGGATGGACATAATACTCATGGGAAAAATAAACAATGGAGGCTGGGTTACTATCAATTGCCTACCTACGGCGGCGCATACTATCTGGGGAGTAATGGTCGGCAAAATTTTAATTTCTACCCGTACCGATAATGAGAAACTTAAGCCACTGTTGATTGCAGGAATAATTGGGCTTCTTATCGGTTACGGCCTTGATTTTAGTGGTATAACTCCTATTATTAAACGGATCGCGACTACCTCATTTACAATTGTAAGCGGCGGCTGGTGCCTGTTAGTTTTAGCAGCAACTTACTGGCTTGTAGATGTTAAAAAAGCCAGAACCGGAATATTCTTTTTTAGCATAGTTGGTATGAATTCTATCTTTATTTACCTCTTTACCCAAACTGTGGGCCATCAGTGGGTAAATGATTTTGTAGCTATTTTTAGTGATGGCATTTTCAGTTGGATAGGCCTTGGTGAAAATTTTCTTGCTATTGCAGGAGCAACTCTAAGCTTTGGCTTATATTGGTATTTGTGTTATTGGCTATATAAGCATAAAATTTTCTTCAAAGTATAG
- a CDS encoding DUF4249 domain-containing protein, which translates to MLILVLICWITNACEENINVELPAYEPKLVVEGWIEQDKYARVILTESAAFFDKIDSAALRNSIVTTAKVTVSNGDETEILTLNKEDEFFPSYVYQSTQIKGKVGETYELKVEVGGEEYAARTSVTAPASLDSIWFERLADQDSVGEVRLRYTDPVAERNQYRIFTKRLNKDKSFVPVYLSVIDDRSFNGETIDFSLLRGSESLSEVTDDIYFHTGDTVMIKFCTMDETHYQYWKNLENELYAAKNPLYASGNEVVGNIEGNALGVWGGYGASYYWFVAE; encoded by the coding sequence ATGCTCATTTTGGTTCTTATATGCTGGATTACAAATGCCTGTGAGGAGAATATTAATGTTGAGTTACCTGCTTATGAACCCAAACTTGTGGTAGAAGGCTGGATAGAACAAGACAAATACGCTCGGGTGATACTTACGGAAAGTGCTGCTTTTTTTGACAAAATTGATTCAGCCGCTTTACGAAACTCAATCGTTACAACGGCAAAGGTAACAGTAAGCAACGGAGATGAAACCGAGATTTTAACTTTAAATAAAGAAGATGAATTTTTTCCTTCTTATGTGTACCAGAGTACGCAGATAAAAGGTAAGGTAGGAGAGACTTATGAACTCAAAGTGGAGGTAGGAGGAGAAGAGTATGCTGCTCGTACCAGCGTTACGGCTCCGGCCAGTTTGGATAGCATTTGGTTTGAAAGATTAGCCGACCAGGACTCTGTAGGTGAAGTAAGATTACGCTATACTGATCCTGTCGCAGAAAGAAACCAGTACCGTATTTTCACCAAGCGGTTAAACAAAGATAAAAGCTTTGTCCCTGTTTATTTATCAGTAATTGATGATAGAAGCTTTAACGGAGAAACTATTGATTTTAGCTTACTTCGTGGGTCTGAGTCTTTAAGTGAAGTTACAGACGATATTTATTTTCATACAGGAGATACAGTAATGATTAAGTTTTGTACCATGGATGAAACCCATTATCAGTATTGGAAAAATCTGGAAAATGAACTTTATGCTGCAAAAAATCCACTTTATGCTTCAGGAAACGAAGTTGTTGGTAATATTGAAGGTAATGCCCTTGGAGTTTGGGGCGGCTATGGAGCCTCCTACTATTGGTTTGTAGCAGAGTAA
- a CDS encoding TonB-dependent receptor — protein sequence MRGRLFSILLALVFLLNFNPLGAQSLLQGYVFDAESGEALPGVNVWLAAGEGTSTRADGYFQIQLTETQEVHFSCVGYAGFTYQHHSADDTLIRISLTPQALITEEIVIEGNRAEDRLTQLVDRVQFDLEAIENMPHLLGEVDPVRVVQMMPGVQNSGDGNTGFYVRGGEVDQNLILLDKATIYNASHLFGFFSVFNGNTIEQVTLDKGGIPAYYGGRLSSVLDVKTKAGNKQVWKGKASLGLVAANLKLEGPVVKGKSSLMLAGRRTYYDVLQKSLLKNNKLVKSGPDYYFHDFNLKWDYLLSDKDKLVLSAYAGNDHFRYANFDVFQNEIHWGNQAISLQWQHSFSSKWFSETTLFGSQYAMGLNAGVSSFSIQIASDVAEKGLHQEFVYTPNQKQSLTLGSRLIQYRFMPGAMEANSQDQQLDFGDVLNLHAREAAAFAHYEHVINEKWKAGLGLRASYYKQVGPFQYYGVDANGRHTDTLIYRKNEKISDYLVPEPRVSLSYSLSKNTIIKAAYDRTVQYIHMAPMSSVSLPTDVWVPSSRIVKPQKARQYSLGYYRLLYDFEGSLTAYYKSMKQQLEYESGVLTGQGQYQNFDDKFYFGKAHSYGLEWMLKKPKGKLNGWLSYTLSRTRRKFEDINQGKLFPAKYDRLHNLSLSLSYRNNPKWHFSSVFVLSSGNTMTLPVARYIMQGNIVNEYNGRNNYRLPSYHRLDLSATYYPNQQGKLKAYWVFSLYNVYSKMNAYYIYFDIEGSLREYSLEVSAKQVSLFPIIPSVSYNINF from the coding sequence ATGCGAGGTAGACTGTTCAGCATCCTGCTGGCACTGGTATTCTTATTGAATTTTAACCCCCTGGGCGCACAATCCCTTCTGCAAGGCTATGTCTTTGATGCCGAAAGTGGTGAAGCTTTGCCTGGAGTTAATGTTTGGCTTGCGGCAGGGGAAGGAACTTCTACCAGAGCTGATGGTTATTTTCAGATTCAACTAACAGAGACTCAGGAAGTACACTTTAGTTGTGTGGGCTATGCGGGTTTTACTTATCAACATCACTCAGCAGATGATACCTTGATCCGAATAAGCCTTACACCTCAGGCCTTGATAACTGAAGAAATTGTTATAGAAGGTAATAGGGCAGAGGACCGCCTGACCCAATTGGTAGATCGTGTACAGTTTGATTTAGAAGCCATAGAAAATATGCCTCATTTGCTGGGAGAGGTAGACCCCGTGAGAGTGGTACAAATGATGCCGGGTGTACAAAACTCCGGTGATGGTAACACGGGCTTCTACGTAAGGGGAGGAGAAGTTGATCAAAACCTTATTCTCTTAGACAAAGCTACCATTTACAATGCCAGCCACCTTTTTGGGTTCTTTTCAGTATTTAATGGAAATACCATAGAGCAAGTAACACTAGATAAAGGTGGGATACCCGCATATTATGGTGGCCGCCTTTCTTCAGTGCTCGATGTTAAAACAAAAGCAGGAAATAAGCAGGTTTGGAAAGGCAAAGCCTCACTCGGCTTGGTAGCAGCAAACCTTAAACTGGAAGGGCCGGTAGTAAAAGGAAAAAGCAGTCTGATGCTAGCAGGCAGGCGGACCTATTATGATGTATTGCAGAAGTCGCTGCTAAAGAACAACAAGCTTGTAAAATCAGGACCGGATTATTATTTCCATGACTTTAATTTAAAGTGGGACTATTTATTGTCAGATAAAGACAAACTAGTTCTAAGTGCATATGCAGGAAACGACCATTTTAGGTATGCCAATTTTGATGTTTTTCAAAACGAAATTCATTGGGGTAACCAGGCAATATCTTTACAGTGGCAACATTCTTTTTCCTCTAAGTGGTTTTCGGAAACTACACTATTTGGCAGCCAATATGCTATGGGGCTTAATGCGGGCGTAAGCAGTTTTAGTATTCAAATTGCTTCTGATGTCGCAGAAAAAGGTTTACATCAGGAGTTTGTATATACTCCTAACCAAAAGCAAAGCCTAACGTTGGGAAGTCGTCTCATTCAATATCGCTTTATGCCAGGAGCAATGGAGGCAAACTCGCAAGATCAACAATTAGATTTTGGAGATGTACTTAACCTACATGCACGCGAAGCAGCAGCTTTCGCACATTACGAGCACGTAATTAACGAAAAATGGAAAGCTGGCCTGGGATTAAGGGCGAGCTATTACAAACAGGTTGGGCCTTTCCAGTACTACGGTGTTGATGCGAATGGACGCCATACTGATACTCTGATATATCGTAAAAACGAGAAGATATCAGATTATCTGGTCCCGGAGCCACGGGTTTCCTTAAGCTATAGCCTTTCAAAAAATACAATAATCAAAGCCGCTTACGACCGTACGGTGCAGTATATTCATATGGCGCCAATGTCTTCAGTTTCGTTGCCTACAGATGTTTGGGTACCTAGTTCCAGAATTGTGAAGCCTCAGAAAGCGCGACAGTACTCATTAGGCTATTATCGTCTGTTATATGATTTTGAGGGCTCACTTACCGCTTACTATAAAAGTATGAAACAGCAGTTAGAATATGAGAGTGGGGTGCTGACGGGGCAGGGGCAATATCAGAATTTTGATGATAAGTTTTATTTTGGTAAAGCACATTCTTATGGTCTGGAATGGATGCTTAAGAAGCCTAAAGGTAAGCTAAACGGGTGGTTGTCTTACACCCTATCTCGTACTCGTAGAAAGTTTGAAGATATCAACCAAGGTAAACTGTTTCCTGCTAAGTATGATAGATTGCATAATCTATCCCTGTCTCTCAGCTATCGCAATAATCCAAAATGGCATTTTTCTTCAGTTTTTGTTCTATCTAGTGGAAATACCATGACCCTACCGGTAGCGCGCTATATCATGCAGGGCAATATTGTTAACGAGTATAATGGTAGAAATAATTATCGTTTACCCTCTTACCACCGCTTAGATTTATCTGCTACTTACTATCCAAACCAACAGGGAAAACTTAAAGCTTATTGGGTTTTCTCTTTATACAACGTGTATAGCAAAATGAATGCGTACTACATCTATTTTGATATTGAGGGAAGTTTAAGAGAATACTCTCTGGAAGTAAGCGCAAAGCAGGTGTCTCTCTTTCCTATAATTCCTTCAGTATCTTATAACATCAACTTTTAA
- a CDS encoding toxin-antitoxin system YwqK family antitoxin, translating to MKRILTAFLCMASLVAWSQSGITPIDSLRGRGELQDGKRDGRWTFFNSNGRLVQRGQFESGEKTGRWLFFDEYGSMKGVGNYEEGKAQGEWKFYYPNGQLKSRMYLKNDIRDSLYQEFHYNGKISVEGQFSADLKVGVWKTYYEDGGVYSAGKYVNGLKSGIWKYYNPEGILIAEGSYKLDLENGQWFKYHEKGQLESVGSFVMGEEDGLWGLFYLNGQLIQEEEWKMGRLMNVGPYFTITGDSLEVGTFKNGEGVKLAYYNTGELETKGEYKFGKPNGEWKYYFKEGGLSGEGKMENGMQVGTWTYYYDNGNVESSGNFEEDEKSGPWKYYARNGKLIEVVNHTQENDEEQL from the coding sequence CCTAACAGCTTTTTTATGCATGGCCAGCCTGGTGGCCTGGAGCCAAAGTGGTATTACTCCTATAGATAGTTTACGTGGCAGAGGCGAACTGCAGGACGGTAAACGAGATGGCCGCTGGACCTTCTTTAATAGCAATGGCCGGCTTGTGCAGCGCGGACAGTTTGAGAGTGGTGAGAAAACTGGTCGCTGGCTGTTTTTTGATGAATACGGCAGTATGAAGGGAGTAGGTAATTATGAAGAAGGAAAAGCGCAGGGCGAGTGGAAGTTTTACTACCCTAACGGACAGCTCAAGTCCAGAATGTATCTTAAAAACGACATCAGGGATAGCTTATACCAGGAGTTTCATTACAATGGTAAAATTAGCGTGGAGGGTCAGTTTAGTGCGGATCTCAAAGTGGGAGTCTGGAAAACATACTACGAAGACGGAGGTGTATACTCCGCCGGTAAGTATGTAAACGGTCTCAAAAGCGGAATCTGGAAGTACTACAATCCCGAAGGTATACTTATAGCTGAAGGTTCTTACAAACTGGATCTTGAAAACGGACAGTGGTTTAAGTACCATGAAAAAGGCCAGCTGGAATCTGTAGGTAGTTTTGTGATGGGGGAAGAAGATGGACTTTGGGGGCTTTTTTATTTGAATGGTCAGCTTATACAGGAAGAAGAATGGAAGATGGGAAGGCTCATGAATGTAGGCCCTTATTTTACCATCACCGGAGATAGCCTGGAGGTAGGTACTTTTAAGAATGGGGAAGGTGTAAAACTGGCTTATTACAATACTGGTGAACTAGAGACTAAGGGAGAATACAAATTTGGTAAACCTAATGGAGAGTGGAAGTATTATTTTAAGGAAGGAGGGCTCTCCGGTGAAGGAAAAATGGAGAATGGTATGCAGGTAGGTACCTGGACCTATTACTATGACAATGGCAATGTAGAGTCTAGCGGAAATTTTGAAGAGGATGAGAAGTCGGGGCCCTGGAAGTATTATGCACGAAATGGCAAACTGATAGAAGTTGTGAACCATACCCAAGAGAATGACGAAGAACAGTTATAA